From Methanospirillum lacunae, a single genomic window includes:
- the uvrC gene encoding excinuclease ABC subunit UvrC produces the protein MIDLKDVPQDPGCYLFKDAEGTIIYIGKAKNLKKRVSSYFQKTDHNAKTKRMVSEAADLDFIITASEVEALILENTLIKRHQPKFNIDLKDAKSYAFIRISDDPFPRIGIARYRGGKKGGTLYGPFVSAAERDHVLAFIKQTFHLRTCRKMTRRACLRSHLGTCSAPCQGKVSEPEYQYQVKSADLLLKGKNQDLIASLKGEMVEHSEQQDFEAALAIRDQITAIEHLSERQYVQRQKQANEHIINYQIVSGTVYLILFTIERGTLTSKEEFVFPDTEDFLEEFIIQYYAGVKPPNELILPEMPDSNIEEYLSNIRETKVTLTIPVQGAKKHLLDLVMKNIEASFFAGKMRVIELGEALHLPAPPDVIECFDISHLSGTGTVGSMVSFQDGKPDKKNYRRFRIKTVEGIDDFSSIAEVVKRRYSRLKKEEQPFPDLIIIDGGQGQLHAAEAELRELNLSIPLISIAKREEEIFTTGRALPIPLSKKSPASLLVQEIRDEAHRFAITYQRQIRRKKALS, from the coding sequence ATGATCGATCTCAAAGATGTCCCCCAGGATCCAGGCTGTTACCTATTCAAGGATGCAGAAGGGACGATTATCTACATCGGTAAAGCAAAAAATCTGAAGAAACGAGTTTCCAGTTACTTTCAAAAGACCGATCATAATGCCAAGACAAAGCGGATGGTCAGCGAAGCTGCGGATCTTGACTTCATCATTACTGCGTCAGAGGTTGAAGCGCTAATCCTTGAAAATACCCTTATCAAACGTCATCAGCCAAAATTTAATATTGATCTCAAGGATGCCAAAAGTTACGCATTCATTCGGATCAGCGATGATCCATTCCCAAGAATTGGTATAGCCAGGTACAGGGGCGGGAAGAAGGGGGGCACCCTGTACGGCCCATTTGTCTCTGCTGCTGAACGTGATCATGTTCTTGCATTCATCAAACAGACCTTCCATTTGAGAACCTGTAGGAAAATGACCAGACGGGCCTGTCTTCGCTCTCATTTGGGAACCTGTTCTGCTCCTTGTCAGGGAAAAGTATCAGAACCGGAATATCAGTACCAGGTGAAGAGTGCTGATCTGCTCTTGAAAGGTAAAAACCAGGATCTCATTGCCAGTCTTAAAGGTGAGATGGTGGAGCATTCAGAGCAACAGGATTTCGAAGCGGCACTTGCAATCAGAGATCAGATTACTGCCATCGAACATCTTTCAGAGAGACAATACGTTCAACGTCAGAAACAGGCAAATGAACATATCATTAATTATCAGATAGTGTCAGGAACAGTATATCTGATTCTCTTCACAATTGAGAGGGGAACGCTGACCAGCAAAGAAGAGTTCGTTTTTCCTGACACCGAAGATTTTCTTGAAGAATTTATCATCCAGTATTATGCCGGTGTTAAACCACCAAACGAACTTATTCTCCCGGAAATGCCGGATTCAAACATTGAGGAGTATCTCTCGAACATCAGAGAGACTAAAGTTACCCTTACAATCCCAGTTCAGGGGGCAAAAAAACATCTGCTCGATCTCGTAATGAAGAACATTGAGGCATCATTCTTTGCCGGGAAAATGAGAGTTATTGAACTAGGTGAGGCATTACATCTGCCTGCTCCTCCGGATGTTATCGAATGTTTTGATATTTCACATCTTTCAGGAACCGGAACGGTTGGTTCAATGGTGAGTTTTCAGGATGGAAAACCTGACAAGAAGAATTACCGGAGGTTTAGAATTAAAACAGTAGAGGGTATTGACGATTTTTCTTCGATTGCTGAGGTTGTGAAACGCAGATATAGCAGATTAAAAAAAGAAGAACAGCCATTTCCTGATCTAATCATTATTGACGGTGGCCAGGGTCAACTCCATGCAGCTGAAGCAGAACTTAGAGAATTAAATCTTTCAATTCCACTCATATCAATAGCTAAGAGAGAGGAAGAGATCTTTACTACAGGCAGAGCCCTTCCAATTCCTTTATCAAAGAAAAGCCCCGCATCCCTCCTGGTACAGGAGATCAGGGATGAAGCTCACCGATTTGCCATAACATACCAACGTCAGATAAGAAGGAAAAAAGCACTATCATGA
- the uvrB gene encoding excinuclease ABC subunit UvrB, whose translation MTDFQIVSEYQPRGSQPDAIGKLVEGYNKGYPAQTLLGVTGSGKTFTMANVIAKLNMPTLVLAHNKTLAAQLYHEFREFFPHNRVEYFVSYYDYYQPESYIAKKDQYIEKDAQINPKIEMMRLSATASLLGRSDVIVVASVSCIYGLGRPDTYKSMGFDLGVDQKIGRKEIISKLVDNLYERNDIELIPGRFRVKGETIDLVPSYYNNIIRIELFGDVVDRITEINRTTGEPVEKLRHIYVYPASHYIIPEEQKEAAIKSIEADLAERLPHLGMLEAHRLEQRTKYDLEMIRETGSCKGIENYSRHFDGRKVGEKPYCLLDYFPKDFLFFIDESHQTIPQVRAMFNGDRSRKIPLVDYGFRLPSSFDNRPLRFPEFEQYLKHVIFVSATPADYEKDNSQQVVEQIIRPTGLVDPIVEVRPIQGQMEDIKAEIQKTIENGDRVLLTTLTKRLAEELTEYLETRGVKTRYLHSDIDTLERTEIIRELRLGIFDVLVGINLLREGLDIPEVGFIGILDADKEGFLRDARSLIQIIGRAARNSEAHVVLYADTITGSMQTAMDETDRRRNLQIEYNKENGITPQTIRKPIREQEIELPVGKPVPKSSIPALIIDLESQMKTAAQLLNFEEAIMLRDKIAALKKDLE comes from the coding sequence ATGACAGATTTTCAAATCGTATCAGAATATCAGCCACGAGGTTCGCAGCCTGATGCAATTGGGAAACTGGTTGAAGGGTATAACAAGGGATATCCGGCACAAACTCTCCTGGGAGTTACCGGGTCAGGAAAAACATTCACGATGGCAAATGTCATCGCAAAACTGAATATGCCGACTCTGGTGCTGGCTCACAACAAAACCCTGGCAGCCCAGCTCTATCATGAATTCAGAGAGTTTTTTCCCCACAACCGGGTCGAATATTTTGTTTCATATTATGATTACTATCAGCCTGAATCTTATATCGCAAAAAAGGATCAGTACATCGAAAAAGATGCACAAATAAATCCGAAGATCGAGATGATGAGGCTCTCCGCAACTGCATCACTACTTGGGAGGAGTGATGTTATTGTTGTTGCTTCAGTATCCTGTATCTATGGTCTTGGCAGGCCAGATACCTACAAAAGTATGGGATTTGATCTCGGAGTTGATCAGAAGATTGGGCGTAAAGAGATCATATCAAAACTTGTAGATAATCTCTATGAACGCAATGACATTGAACTCATCCCAGGACGATTCAGGGTAAAAGGAGAGACCATAGATCTGGTTCCGAGTTATTATAACAATATTATCAGGATAGAACTCTTTGGAGATGTTGTAGACAGGATTACCGAGATAAACCGGACTACCGGAGAACCTGTAGAAAAACTCAGACATATCTATGTATATCCGGCTAGTCATTACATCATTCCTGAAGAGCAGAAAGAAGCTGCAATAAAATCTATCGAGGCCGACCTTGCAGAACGTCTACCCCATCTCGGGATGCTGGAAGCTCATAGATTAGAGCAGAGAACTAAGTACGATCTTGAGATGATCAGGGAGACCGGATCATGCAAAGGGATCGAAAACTATTCACGACACTTTGATGGCAGGAAAGTTGGAGAAAAACCATATTGCCTCCTTGATTATTTTCCAAAAGATTTTCTTTTCTTTATCGACGAGAGCCATCAGACAATCCCCCAGGTCAGGGCAATGTTTAACGGAGATCGATCTCGTAAGATACCACTGGTAGACTACGGATTCAGACTCCCTTCCTCATTTGATAACAGGCCACTCAGGTTTCCTGAGTTTGAGCAATATCTCAAACACGTTATCTTTGTATCTGCTACTCCTGCAGATTACGAGAAAGACAATTCACAGCAGGTAGTCGAGCAGATCATCAGGCCAACAGGTCTTGTTGATCCGATAGTTGAAGTCAGACCTATCCAGGGACAGATGGAGGATATCAAGGCAGAGATTCAAAAAACTATCGAAAACGGAGACCGTGTTCTCCTCACAACCCTGACCAAAAGACTGGCAGAAGAACTAACTGAGTATCTCGAAACCCGGGGAGTGAAAACACGATATCTTCACTCAGATATTGATACCCTGGAACGGACTGAGATCATAAGGGAACTAAGGCTGGGTATCTTTGATGTTTTAGTGGGAATCAACCTTCTCCGAGAGGGTCTGGATATCCCGGAGGTTGGTTTCATCGGTATTCTTGATGCTGACAAAGAAGGATTTCTCCGTGATGCAAGAAGTCTGATTCAGATTATCGGACGGGCAGCCCGTAATTCAGAGGCTCATGTTGTATTGTACGCTGATACGATAACCGGTTCCATGCAGACAGCAATGGATGAGACTGATCGAAGACGAAACCTTCAGATCGAATATAACAAAGAAAACGGCATAACCCCACAGACGATCAGAAAGCCGATCAGAGAACAGGAGATTGAACTTCCAGTGGGAAAGCCGGTTCCAAAATCTTCAATCCCGGCATTGATTATTGACCTTGAGTCACAAATGAAGACTGCTGCCCAACTTCTTAATTTTGAAGAAGCAATCATGCTCAGGGACAAAATTGCAGCATTGAAGAAAGATTTGGAATAA
- a CDS encoding PKD domain-containing protein — MNDLQGKCEVMAYKTAYPVIAGLLILAFLITGSMAEPQQKGVVFVNSVPAGAEIYLTNVSVSPDNLTVSDTEGLTPREFFVEPGTYRLFLKKYGFITWWNESFTVTPGTYLNFSTVTLTPNNPVYGAIHLDTNPSDSDLTLHREIPNVTSLIYSKTPASVESLPPGTYIYNITRSGYYPKNGTTEVTAGNVTELRINLDPIPETSPVTFKSDPTSADVYIYQISRMNADQQSALVSKMDSALNSFNGSHEEFAAKIQNVVSTEDITPDSLKYTAGIIGNTTTTQQLYSGEYFSVFFKDRYHLGYKFFNVTANTPSTVEIELTPFTNYVQVYFETSVDDDDHPELGIPKGANVTYDGELQENRTPCWISLPAQKIVNVTFDRMPMNLPKTVTVDTTLFVGRPSKWGQIISLDRATYFIQAESDAHSSIQPSGLIPVIAGETKEFSLSGEHPAYLAHNLTVDRTSEGKPVFNITYNLENVTYPHEKTLGNATLYLSSLKKQVAVNATAGKGGSVNNAGITFYDYGDDSVAYNFTPDADNQVKQLYLDGEPVPYAPSYVIQGSKMTYNHTLYCTFRPTKVTVFANYTSGGKIDPSDPYQVDYDGCTKNTTGIPDPGYYLSYLRPEFESGDSYMESEGFKTNFQVCNLHTNLTWHAVFEKQWFNVTSSVIPENAGMIVPSGNTTATYGQTLTFNSTAFSGYQLADITDNGVSKGPVSSYTLNVTENHEIVAHFQPDVLTITAVAGQGGQIQPNGTVNVTFGNTQCFNITAFSNYFISNVEVDGISQGNNTSPMTYCFPNVTKNHSINASFSKYAYTITPSAGVGGTISPSTPQNVTIGDSITFTIAANPCYTIGDVIVDGVSSGPQVSPFVYTFPNVNADHTIQAVFQIKTYNILVNQSNGGNISPAGTNGIVQVNCGSNQTFTITPDTGNALYDLIVDNSSVGPINPYTFVNISSDHTIEPVFVLPPVPDFEADRVRVPPKYPVTFKDLTINNPTDWLWDFGDGEVTNVREPVHLYAKTGNYTVKLTAFNAAAPNGVTVEKKDYICVTTDPIACMMAKPLGGTVPPGLTVEFTDCSLNTEDVSWGWVFGDSSAGSLSKNISHTYTAPGVYQVTHQVDKPFIAKDYAYETITVMQQPVADFMAHPVSGKSPLSVQFEDKSQGFPTEWFWNFGDNTASYDQNPLHVYSTPGNYTVTLKVFSNEGTSEKVKDGYISVL; from the coding sequence ATGAATGATTTACAGGGGAAGTGTGAAGTAATGGCATACAAAACTGCATATCCGGTCATCGCGGGGCTGCTAATCCTGGCATTCCTGATAACCGGAAGTATGGCGGAGCCACAACAAAAAGGGGTAGTCTTTGTTAATTCTGTTCCTGCTGGAGCTGAAATCTACCTCACTAATGTGTCGGTCTCGCCTGACAACCTGACAGTGTCGGATACAGAGGGTCTCACTCCGCGAGAGTTCTTTGTGGAACCTGGGACCTATCGGTTATTTTTAAAGAAGTACGGATTTATTACCTGGTGGAATGAATCGTTCACCGTCACCCCGGGAACGTATCTCAACTTCAGCACGGTAACACTCACACCAAACAATCCGGTATATGGTGCCATCCATCTCGACACCAATCCGTCAGATTCGGATCTGACTCTTCACCGTGAGATACCAAATGTCACCAGTTTGATCTACAGTAAAACTCCTGCATCTGTAGAGTCTCTTCCCCCAGGAACCTATATTTATAACATCACCCGATCCGGGTATTATCCTAAAAATGGAACTACAGAGGTTACTGCAGGGAACGTGACTGAACTTCGTATCAATCTTGATCCAATTCCGGAGACATCACCTGTTACCTTTAAGAGTGATCCGACAAGTGCTGATGTCTACATTTACCAGATTAGCAGGATGAATGCAGACCAGCAGAGTGCACTCGTATCTAAAATGGACAGTGCTCTGAATTCTTTCAATGGTTCTCATGAAGAATTTGCAGCAAAGATACAGAACGTTGTCTCAACAGAGGATATCACGCCTGATTCTCTGAAGTATACTGCCGGGATAATTGGTAACACGACAACTACCCAACAACTTTACTCAGGAGAATACTTCTCAGTCTTCTTCAAGGACCGGTACCACTTGGGCTACAAATTCTTCAATGTGACTGCCAACACCCCAAGTACAGTTGAGATAGAACTGACGCCGTTCACTAATTATGTGCAGGTCTACTTCGAGACCAGTGTGGATGATGATGATCATCCAGAGCTTGGCATACCAAAAGGAGCCAATGTAACATACGATGGCGAATTGCAGGAGAATCGGACTCCGTGTTGGATCAGTCTTCCTGCCCAGAAGATCGTCAATGTAACATTTGACCGGATGCCAATGAACCTGCCAAAAACAGTAACTGTTGACACCACTCTGTTTGTTGGTCGCCCTTCAAAGTGGGGACAGATCATCAGCCTTGATCGTGCCACATACTTCATTCAGGCAGAATCGGATGCACACTCCTCCATTCAACCATCAGGTCTCATCCCTGTTATTGCAGGAGAAACCAAGGAGTTTTCCCTGAGTGGAGAGCATCCGGCATATCTTGCTCATAACCTGACTGTGGATCGGACGAGCGAAGGAAAACCTGTATTCAATATAACCTATAATCTCGAAAATGTTACATATCCACATGAAAAGACACTGGGCAATGCGACCCTTTACCTTTCTTCTCTTAAGAAACAGGTAGCTGTTAATGCAACAGCAGGAAAAGGTGGTTCAGTAAACAATGCCGGTATAACCTTCTACGACTATGGTGACGACAGTGTGGCATATAACTTCACACCAGATGCCGACAACCAGGTCAAACAGTTATATCTTGATGGTGAACCGGTACCGTATGCACCATCCTATGTGATTCAGGGCTCAAAGATGACGTATAACCACACGTTATACTGCACCTTCCGCCCAACCAAAGTTACGGTATTTGCAAACTACACGAGCGGAGGAAAGATTGATCCATCTGATCCCTATCAGGTGGACTATGACGGGTGTACCAAAAATACAACCGGAATTCCTGATCCTGGATACTATCTTTCTTATCTCAGGCCCGAGTTTGAATCTGGCGACTCATACATGGAGTCTGAAGGTTTCAAGACCAACTTCCAGGTGTGCAATCTCCATACAAATCTTACCTGGCATGCTGTCTTTGAAAAGCAGTGGTTCAATGTGACATCATCTGTCATCCCTGAAAATGCTGGGATGATAGTTCCATCTGGCAACACCACTGCTACGTATGGGCAGACTCTTACTTTCAACTCAACTGCATTCTCAGGATATCAACTCGCAGATATAACCGACAATGGTGTCTCCAAGGGCCCGGTCAGTTCTTACACTCTGAATGTAACTGAGAACCACGAGATTGTTGCACATTTTCAGCCTGACGTCCTGACCATCACGGCGGTTGCTGGTCAGGGCGGTCAAATCCAGCCCAATGGCACAGTTAATGTTACCTTCGGGAACACACAGTGCTTCAACATCACCGCATTCAGTAATTACTTCATCTCCAATGTGGAGGTTGATGGCATTAGTCAGGGTAACAATACAAGTCCTATGACATATTGTTTCCCGAATGTGACTAAAAATCACTCGATTAACGCAAGTTTCAGTAAGTATGCATACACAATAACACCATCGGCAGGAGTAGGCGGAACAATTTCTCCGTCTACCCCACAGAATGTAACCATTGGTGATTCGATCACCTTCACCATAGCTGCAAACCCCTGTTATACTATAGGCGATGTCATTGTGGACGGGGTAAGCAGTGGACCTCAAGTTAGTCCATTTGTCTACACATTCCCGAATGTAAATGCTGATCATACAATTCAGGCAGTGTTCCAGATTAAAACCTACAACATTCTAGTAAATCAGTCCAATGGTGGGAATATCTCCCCTGCAGGAACAAATGGGATCGTTCAGGTGAACTGCGGGTCTAACCAGACCTTCACGATTACTCCTGATACTGGTAATGCCCTTTATGATCTGATTGTAGACAACAGTTCAGTGGGACCAATCAATCCGTACACCTTTGTAAACATCAGTTCAGATCATACAATTGAACCTGTCTTCGTTCTCCCGCCAGTTCCTGATTTCGAAGCAGATCGTGTTAGGGTTCCACCAAAGTACCCTGTAACCTTTAAGGATCTCACCATCAATAATCCGACTGACTGGCTATGGGACTTTGGTGATGGTGAGGTAACAAATGTTCGTGAACCGGTTCATCTGTATGCAAAAACAGGTAACTACACAGTAAAACTTACTGCTTTCAATGCAGCAGCACCTAATGGTGTCACTGTCGAGAAGAAGGATTACATCTGTGTTACCACAGATCCGATTGCCTGTATGATGGCAAAACCACTGGGAGGAACGGTTCCTCCGGGATTAACTGTTGAATTCACAGACTGTTCACTGAACACAGAAGATGTCTCATGGGGCTGGGTCTTTGGTGACAGCAGTGCAGGTTCACTCTCTAAGAACATATCCCATACCTATACTGCCCCAGGAGTGTACCAGGTAACTCACCAGGTTGACAAGCCATTCATAGCAAAGGATTATGCATACGAGACGATCACAGTGATGCAGCAACCAGTAGCTGATTTCATGGCTCACCCGGTTTCGGGAAAATCTCCACTTAGTGTCCAGTTCGAGGATAAATCACAGGGATTCCCAACTGAGTGGTTCTGGAACTTTGGAGACAACACCGCATCCTATGACCAGAATCCATTGCATGTATACTCTACACCTGGCAATTACACGGTAACTCTGAAGGTGTTTAGCAATGAAGGTACTTCAGAAAAAGTAAAAGATGGATATATCTCCGTTCTTTAA
- a CDS encoding PKD domain-containing protein translates to MGKIEFNLFIITSMLIIALFGLVNVVSAGDVTIESYPCSEPQYLYDLASDNLTFFVDNYSSVTKRFYVADKEGIAQDQIADNFSSSIKRFGTTTVLDSDQNTLPDNYTDLSIPGPGKYIMTWSAWNGSDPNPLKCTPLTNDTTVLVKLPINGSINQTFPTYQYQARFKFNISSNSSTPDILNWKFSDGTTYQQPTDNPANGLNAFNHTFPYTSPSTPWTYDVNVTATNSTDSIIYPMNYSTYSFVMYPPPVSDFNITDNYTHVLIDKGPAPLKADLNYKSWTFDATPAIQLIPEWNISNSSGYEINTSENFTHIFEKPGVYTVTLKTNTSYGWNQTSLPLLVYDNITSNFTPYQYSCAAFPVNVTFRDNSSGSNLDNITWIYDDGTEDINLSQNWVNHTYYLPGRYNVTQIGWNNTFGIWNQSSQWVNVTGLYANFTWDPSVPPTIDRDSSAVFNFTDTSSGVDQYTRWEWRFSPDHMAPTRNASYSYSRNGTYNVSLTVYDPRCYGSDPTKGNTTTKQVTVYENLVADISYSPKCGTFPLSVQFMDNSTDDPNDWYWTFYYLNGSYKNVYHQSNPVFEYPQAGTYQVDLQATNPQLNWSVKHLSINLTNCLQANIAANQTKGYYPFTVNFTDNSTPQSLVSSRSWNFGDQTSLGSGSSVIHTFNQEGNYNVTLSVTDTSGLTKVANKTIEVGSPVYANFTPNGTSVVPVNGSMVVKFTDLSAPQADITNWDWNFDDIQPNDTNKSPYHQFTSEGWHNVTLNVSNPYYGAWNVSRSRINISVQKAPEASFTVTPDIANRFERVTFVDTSKGESINGWYWQFGDGNTSIGTPAVNYYQNAGTYTVNLTVTNPYGNGTASNVVRVKGPVYADFVTDPSGEWGIVNQPITFIDTSKGQPIHWIWNFGDGNSTTTDSSSIVHAYSTEGSYTVNMTGTNWDGQSGSAVKTILIENKSRPKDVNFGAAGKKYSGTHPFTVQFEDYTPNQSNVTEWYWDFGDRTNSFNTTPIAPSHTYVNPGEYTVTLSVKNDMGVNEKSRVAYVVVV, encoded by the coding sequence ATGGGAAAAATTGAATTCAACTTGTTTATTATTACATCAATGTTGATTATTGCCTTATTTGGGCTTGTGAATGTGGTTTCTGCGGGTGATGTAACGATTGAAAGTTATCCCTGCTCTGAACCTCAATATTTATACGATTTAGCATCTGATAACCTCACTTTCTTTGTCGATAATTATTCGTCAGTGACAAAGAGGTTTTATGTTGCTGATAAAGAAGGAATAGCACAAGACCAGATTGCTGATAATTTCTCCAGTTCTATAAAGCGCTTTGGGACTACAACTGTTTTAGATTCTGATCAAAATACACTCCCTGATAATTATACTGATCTTTCCATTCCAGGACCTGGGAAATATATTATGACTTGGTCTGCCTGGAATGGTTCAGATCCAAACCCCTTAAAATGTACTCCCTTGACTAATGATACAACGGTACTTGTGAAACTTCCGATTAATGGTTCAATTAATCAGACATTTCCAACGTATCAATATCAGGCCCGGTTTAAATTCAATATTTCTTCAAATAGTTCAACTCCTGATATTCTGAACTGGAAATTTAGTGATGGTACTACATATCAGCAACCAACTGACAATCCTGCAAATGGGCTAAATGCATTCAACCATACTTTTCCATATACGTCTCCATCCACGCCATGGACATATGATGTTAATGTCACTGCAACTAATTCAACGGACTCCATCATTTACCCGATGAATTACAGTACATATTCTTTTGTCATGTATCCTCCTCCTGTTTCTGATTTCAATATCACCGATAATTATACACATGTATTAATTGACAAAGGCCCGGCACCATTAAAGGCAGATCTAAATTATAAGTCATGGACATTTGATGCAACGCCTGCCATTCAACTTATTCCTGAATGGAATATCTCCAATTCAAGTGGTTATGAGATTAACACATCAGAGAATTTCACCCATATTTTTGAGAAACCCGGGGTATATACCGTCACTTTGAAAACGAACACAAGTTATGGCTGGAATCAGACAAGCCTTCCATTGTTGGTATATGATAATATCACTTCCAATTTTACCCCATATCAATACTCATGTGCGGCATTCCCTGTGAATGTCACTTTTAGGGATAATTCATCTGGAAGTAATCTTGATAATATAACTTGGATTTATGATGATGGTACGGAAGACATCAATTTATCGCAGAACTGGGTCAATCATACGTATTATTTGCCAGGTCGTTACAATGTTACCCAGATTGGATGGAATAATACATTTGGAATCTGGAATCAGTCGAGTCAGTGGGTAAATGTAACTGGGCTCTATGCAAACTTTACATGGGATCCTTCTGTTCCACCAACTATCGATCGCGATTCAAGCGCAGTTTTTAATTTCACTGATACTTCTTCAGGTGTAGATCAATATACCCGTTGGGAATGGCGTTTTTCACCAGACCATATGGCCCCTACTAGAAATGCCAGTTATAGTTATTCCCGCAATGGGACGTACAATGTAAGTCTCACAGTATATGATCCACGTTGTTATGGTAGCGATCCAACAAAAGGGAATACCACAACGAAACAGGTGACTGTATATGAGAACCTGGTAGCAGATATCAGTTATTCTCCAAAATGCGGGACGTTTCCTCTGAGTGTCCAATTTATGGATAACTCTACTGATGATCCAAATGACTGGTACTGGACTTTTTATTATTTAAATGGTTCATATAAAAATGTCTATCATCAGAGTAATCCGGTTTTTGAGTATCCACAAGCCGGAACCTATCAGGTAGATCTTCAAGCAACAAACCCGCAATTAAATTGGAGTGTCAAGCATCTGAGTATCAATTTAACTAATTGCCTTCAGGCTAACATTGCTGCAAACCAGACTAAGGGATATTACCCCTTTACAGTTAATTTCACAGATAATTCAACTCCACAATCTTTAGTCTCCAGCCGTAGTTGGAATTTTGGTGATCAAACAAGCCTTGGATCTGGTTCATCGGTGATTCACACGTTCAACCAGGAAGGAAACTATAATGTGACACTTTCAGTGACTGATACTTCCGGTTTAACAAAAGTTGCAAATAAAACCATTGAAGTTGGAAGTCCGGTGTATGCTAACTTTACCCCTAATGGTACATCTGTAGTTCCGGTGAATGGATCAATGGTGGTTAAGTTTACTGATCTCTCCGCTCCACAGGCCGATATTACTAACTGGGACTGGAACTTTGATGATATTCAGCCAAATGATACTAATAAGAGTCCATATCATCAGTTTACATCCGAAGGTTGGCACAATGTTACACTTAATGTGAGTAATCCATATTATGGTGCTTGGAATGTTTCAAGATCTAGAATTAATATCAGTGTACAAAAGGCTCCAGAAGCAAGTTTCACCGTTACTCCTGATATTGCCAACCGGTTTGAGAGAGTGACGTTTGTTGACACATCAAAGGGTGAATCCATCAATGGGTGGTATTGGCAGTTTGGAGATGGAAATACCTCAATAGGTACACCTGCGGTAAATTATTACCAGAATGCGGGAACATACACAGTAAACCTGACTGTAACTAATCCGTACGGGAATGGTACTGCTTCAAATGTTGTCCGTGTAAAAGGCCCGGTGTACGCCGATTTCGTGACTGATCCGTCAGGAGAGTGGGGAATTGTTAATCAACCAATCACCTTTATCGACACATCCAAAGGTCAACCTATCCATTGGATCTGGAATTTTGGTGATGGCAACTCAACAACTACTGACTCCTCGTCAATTGTTCACGCATACTCTACAGAGGGATCATACACTGTCAATATGACTGGGACCAACTGGGATGGTCAATCTGGATCGGCAGTAAAGACGATCCTGATTGAAAACAAGTCAAGACCAAAGGATGTGAATTTCGGGGCTGCAGGGAAGAAGTACAGTGGAACTCATCCGTTCACTGTCCAATTTGAAGATTACACTCCAAATCAATCAAACGTAACTGAGTGGTACTGGGACTTTGGTGACCGTACAAATTCGTTCAATACAACTCCAATTGCTCCGTCTCACACCTATGTAAATCCTGGTGAGTATACAGTAACTCTGTCTGTGAAGAATGACATGGGAGTAAATGAGAAGTCCCGTGTTGCATATGTGGTCGTAGTGTGA
- a CDS encoding peptidylprolyl isomerase, with protein MAEPTRVQLSTNKGDILIELYENRPITTGNFVKLISEGFYDGIVFHRVIDKFMIQGGCPKGTGTGGPGYTIRDEFTADNRNDRGTISMANAGPNTGGSQFFINLVNNNYLDKNHPVFGKVVSGMDVVDAIAKVKTDRNDRPKEDIVIQKATVVSKKE; from the coding sequence ATGGCAGAACCTACCAGGGTCCAGTTGTCAACAAACAAGGGCGATATCCTGATAGAACTTTATGAAAACCGCCCGATTACAACGGGAAATTTTGTAAAACTGATCTCAGAAGGATTCTATGATGGAATCGTTTTCCACCGGGTCATTGACAAATTCATGATCCAAGGTGGATGTCCAAAAGGTACCGGAACTGGCGGTCCTGGATACACAATACGTGATGAATTCACCGCTGATAACCGGAACGATCGGGGAACAATCTCTATGGCAAATGCAGGGCCAAACACCGGCGGAAGCCAATTCTTCATCAATCTGGTTAACAACAATTACCTTGACAAAAATCATCCAGTATTTGGCAAGGTAGTCAGCGGGATGGATGTGGTCGATGCAATTGCTAAAGTTAAAACTGACAGAAATGATCGGCCAAAAGAAGACATTGTTATCCAGAAGGCAACGGTAGTCTCTAAAAAAGAGTAA